A single Clostridium sp. AN503 DNA region contains:
- a CDS encoding efflux RND transporter permease subunit produces the protein MGLTKSVLKRPVTTVLVILCLIVFGLQSVLGAKMELMPTMDMPMLIISTVYPGASPEDVNDLVTTEIEDNIGSLSGIKKVQSTSMENVSIVVVQYQYGMDMDDAYNDLKKKMDRVETDLPDDCETPMVVEMNLDDMASVYLSVNHKTEANLYNYVNNKVVPEFEKISTVTDVDVSGGQEEYVKVELIPEKLEQYRLNMNSIATSIGSANFTYPAGDTIVGGQKLSVSAGTEYDTVDLLKQIPISLGNGNVIYLEDVANVGNALEDVSGIARYDGKDTISIGLKKQQSATAMEVSKAAHEAIDRLMASDPNLEIVVVNDTSDSIQSSLKSVMQTMVMAVIVSMIIIFLFFGEIKASLIVGTSIPISILAALIMMQIMGFTLNVVTLSSLVLGVGMMVDNSIVVLESCFRSTKGKGIVGYREAALEGSGIVIQSIIGSTATTCVVFLPLALLQGMTGQMFMPLGFTIIFCLVASLISAMTIVPLCYCMFRPQEKENSPAGPLVRAMQDGYRSLMKVILPKRKTVMLASVAMLVFSFWMATQLRMELMTADDTGTISVSIETRPGLQVEETDKILQKVEAIVSADEDLESYMLTSGGSGMSLGGGGASLTAYLKDDRKRETDEVVKEWKPLMNQVIGANITLEASSSMSMMSTSGGVEYILQSTQYDELKAASDHIAKELLTRPEVTKVHTTLENAAPVVKLDIDAVKANAENITPLQIAGTVNSILGGTEATTLDVDGEEISVQVEYPSDEYDTIDELQGIVLTNNAGGSVALTDVADIKFKDSPTSITRKDKQYEVTITGDVMTDDPREQDAIEKKLYDEVVMKYMTPTISRAANAMDTAMAEEFANLFGAIATAVFLVFVVMAAQFESPKFSLMVMTTIPFSLIGSFGLLYLADVSISMTSLLGFLMLSGTVVNNGILYVDTVNQYRNSMDLNTALIEAGATRLRPILMTTLTTIVAMIPMAFAYGDSGKSMQGLALVDVGGLIASTVLALLMLPVYYAVMNRKKKPEPNYD, from the coding sequence ATGGGATTAACTAAATCAGTCCTCAAACGACCGGTCACAACCGTCCTGGTGATCCTGTGCCTGATTGTGTTTGGACTTCAGTCCGTCTTAGGGGCAAAAATGGAGCTGATGCCGACCATGGATATGCCGATGCTGATCATCAGCACCGTCTACCCTGGCGCCAGCCCGGAGGATGTGAACGACCTGGTAACTACGGAGATCGAAGATAATATCGGCTCCTTGAGCGGTATCAAAAAAGTACAGTCCACATCCATGGAGAACGTTTCTATCGTGGTGGTCCAGTACCAGTACGGTATGGATATGGACGACGCGTACAATGATCTGAAGAAAAAGATGGACCGGGTAGAGACGGATCTTCCCGATGACTGCGAGACACCGATGGTGGTGGAAATGAACTTGGACGATATGGCAAGCGTCTACCTGTCAGTCAATCATAAAACAGAAGCGAATCTTTACAACTATGTTAATAATAAGGTGGTTCCGGAGTTTGAGAAGATATCCACCGTAACGGATGTGGACGTGAGCGGCGGCCAGGAGGAGTATGTGAAGGTGGAGCTGATTCCGGAGAAACTGGAACAGTATCGCCTGAATATGAATTCCATCGCCACCTCCATAGGAAGCGCAAACTTTACTTACCCGGCAGGGGATACGATCGTGGGAGGCCAGAAGCTGTCTGTCAGCGCCGGTACGGAATACGACACGGTGGATCTGCTTAAGCAGATACCGATCTCCCTCGGCAACGGTAACGTCATCTATCTGGAAGATGTGGCCAATGTAGGCAATGCCCTGGAGGATGTCAGCGGTATAGCACGGTACGACGGTAAGGATACGATCTCCATCGGACTCAAGAAACAGCAGAGTGCAACGGCCATGGAGGTTTCCAAGGCCGCCCACGAGGCCATTGACAGGTTGATGGCCAGCGATCCGAATCTGGAGATCGTGGTGGTAAACGATACCAGTGATTCCATCCAGAGTTCTTTAAAGAGCGTAATGCAGACGATGGTCATGGCGGTCATCGTATCTATGATCATTATCTTCCTGTTCTTTGGGGAAATCAAGGCATCCCTGATCGTCGGCACATCCATACCGATCTCGATCCTGGCGGCGCTTATCATGATGCAGATCATGGGCTTTACGCTGAACGTGGTTACATTGAGTTCCCTGGTTCTCGGCGTAGGTATGATGGTAGATAACTCGATCGTAGTATTGGAGAGCTGTTTCCGCTCAACGAAAGGGAAGGGCATCGTCGGATACCGGGAAGCGGCACTGGAAGGAAGCGGTATTGTCATCCAGTCCATCATCGGTTCCACGGCGACAACCTGCGTAGTATTCCTGCCATTGGCACTGCTGCAGGGTATGACCGGACAGATGTTCATGCCTTTGGGCTTTACGATCATCTTCTGTCTGGTAGCGTCCCTGATCAGCGCCATGACGATCGTTCCCCTGTGCTACTGCATGTTCCGTCCGCAGGAGAAGGAAAACTCTCCGGCTGGCCCGCTGGTAAGGGCTATGCAGGACGGATACCGCAGCCTGATGAAGGTGATCCTTCCAAAGAGAAAGACGGTCATGCTGGCATCTGTGGCTATGCTGGTGTTCTCCTTCTGGATGGCTACACAGCTTCGGATGGAGCTAATGACTGCGGATGATACGGGGACTATCTCTGTTTCTATTGAGACCCGGCCGGGCCTTCAGGTGGAGGAGACCGATAAGATCCTGCAAAAGGTAGAGGCGATCGTTTCAGCAGATGAGGACCTGGAGTCCTACATGCTGACCTCCGGCGGAAGCGGTATGAGCCTTGGCGGCGGCGGAGCCAGCCTGACGGCTTATTTAAAGGATGACAGGAAACGGGAGACCGATGAGGTTGTAAAAGAATGGAAACCATTGATGAATCAGGTAATTGGTGCTAATATAACCTTGGAAGCATCTTCCTCCATGAGCATGATGTCTACGTCCGGCGGTGTAGAATACATATTGCAGAGTACCCAGTATGACGAGCTGAAGGCAGCGTCCGACCATATTGCGAAGGAACTGCTGACCCGTCCTGAGGTTACCAAGGTACACACCACCCTGGAGAACGCGGCGCCGGTTGTGAAGCTGGATATTGATGCGGTGAAGGCTAACGCGGAGAATATCACTCCTCTGCAGATTGCCGGAACGGTCAACAGCATCCTGGGCGGCACCGAGGCGACCACCCTGGATGTGGACGGCGAGGAGATCAGTGTTCAGGTGGAATATCCGTCGGATGAGTACGACACCATTGACGAGCTACAGGGAATTGTCCTGACCAACAATGCAGGCGGTTCCGTGGCGCTGACCGATGTGGCGGACATCAAGTTCAAGGACAGCCCGACCAGTATTACGAGAAAAGATAAACAGTATGAGGTAACCATCACAGGTGATGTGATGACCGATGACCCGCGTGAGCAGGATGCGATCGAGAAAAAGCTGTATGATGAAGTGGTGATGAAATACATGACCCCGACTATCAGCCGTGCAGCCAACGCGATGGATACCGCCATGGCGGAGGAGTTCGCAAACCTGTTTGGAGCCATTGCGACGGCAGTGTTCCTGGTATTCGTAGTAATGGCGGCCCAGTTTGAGTCACCGAAGTTCTCCCTGATGGTCATGACCACGATCCCGTTCTCCCTGATCGGTTCGTTTGGCCTTCTGTATCTTGCAGATGTATCCATCAGCATGACTTCCCTTCTGGGATTTTTGATGCTGTCTGGTACGGTAGTAAACAACGGTATCCTTTATGTGGATACGGTGAACCAGTACAGGAATAGTATGGATTTGAATACTGCCCTGATCGAGGCGGGCGCAACCCGGCTGAGGCCTATCCTGATGACGACCCTGACCACGATCGTGGCTATGATCCCGATGGCGTTTGCCTACGGTGACAGTGGTAAGTCCATGCAGGGCCTGGCTCTGGTAGATGTGGGCGGACTGATCGCTTCTACCGTACTCGCGCTCCTGATGCTTCCGGTTTATTATGCAGTGATGAACCGTAAGAAAAAACCGGAGCCGAATTACGATTAA
- a CDS encoding efflux RND transporter periplasmic adaptor subunit — protein sequence MKKGVIIAGVVVVAVAAAVIVPRVLKPKAVVEEAPIPVVEVQTPQNGTIELFRDLVGKVEPSDVVYTYPKMAGEVLEVYVKAGDIVKEGQALCKIDTKQVDSARLSLESAQQALSDAKTNLSRQQALFAAGDIASAVFEQAQTQAKNAQINYENAKINYDNQMEYSNITASIGGKVEIFDVEVHDNVSSQNLICVISGEGSKAVNFSVPEKIMKQLNVGDVVTIEKSGSRYEGNITEISSMIDAATGLFKVKASVDSGDALPTGSTVKLYVTSDKQENVMTLPVDTIYYSGGDAYVYTYDNGTVHQVPVEVGIYDSQLVQILSGISASDQIITTWSSELFEGSKVQLPGTAGQTEDAAQTTSAE from the coding sequence TTATCGCAGGTGTAGTAGTGGTAGCGGTAGCGGCAGCCGTGATCGTGCCGCGGGTATTAAAACCAAAAGCAGTGGTGGAGGAAGCTCCGATCCCGGTCGTGGAGGTGCAGACGCCCCAGAACGGGACCATCGAGCTGTTCCGTGACTTAGTCGGCAAGGTAGAGCCGTCCGACGTGGTCTATACATATCCGAAGATGGCGGGTGAAGTGCTTGAGGTCTATGTAAAGGCCGGAGACATAGTAAAGGAAGGCCAGGCGCTCTGCAAGATCGATACCAAGCAGGTAGACAGCGCCAGATTGTCCTTAGAGTCCGCTCAGCAGGCTTTAAGTGATGCAAAGACCAACTTATCGAGACAGCAGGCCCTGTTTGCGGCAGGCGATATCGCCAGCGCGGTATTCGAGCAGGCTCAGACCCAGGCGAAAAATGCCCAGATCAATTACGAGAATGCAAAGATCAATTATGACAATCAGATGGAGTACAGCAATATCACCGCGTCCATAGGAGGGAAGGTGGAGATCTTCGACGTGGAGGTCCATGACAATGTATCCTCCCAGAACCTGATCTGTGTCATCTCCGGCGAAGGCAGTAAGGCAGTGAACTTCTCCGTTCCGGAAAAGATCATGAAGCAGCTGAATGTGGGCGATGTTGTGACCATTGAAAAGAGCGGCAGCAGGTACGAGGGAAATATCACGGAGATTAGCAGCATGATCGATGCAGCCACCGGCCTTTTCAAGGTAAAAGCATCTGTGGACAGCGGTGATGCGCTTCCCACAGGTTCCACGGTGAAGCTTTATGTGACCTCCGACAAACAGGAGAATGTGATGACCCTGCCGGTTGACACGATTTACTATTCCGGCGGAGACGCATACGTTTATACATATGACAATGGTACGGTCCATCAGGTACCGGTAGAGGTTGGTATCTATGATTCCCAGCTGGTCCAGATCCTGTCCGGAATCAGTGCGTCTGATCAGATCATCACCACATGGAGTTCCGAGCTTTTTGAAGGCTCCAAAGTGCAGCTGCCGGGAACGGCCGGACAGACTGAGGACGCAGCGCAGACCACAAGTGCAGAGTAG